TACTAGGGCATATGAATAAGTGAATGAATTATGTAAGTCATTTGGATTGATTCTTTCATGTTATAATAAGATAAAAAACAAACATTCAGAATAATGTCGGCATCGTATGGGCCGCGACAGTGCATCACTAAGTACGACTGTTAGATCAAAAAGTTGTACTTCTTTCTCTATCTTTTCTCTTCAAGAGATTCTAGATTTATCCAcgtttcattttcctttttcttattaataaaaaatttgtgattaaaaaaaTAAAGCCGCTAACTGAACAGTACTTGTGTAGCTTTGATTTGGCTCAAAAGGTCCTCAAAACAGACATTTTCGGGATAGTCATCACAATACTAGTGGTTCTAGGTCAATTTATAACTACAGTGTCGGCACAAAATCTTTTCTATGATTCTATCTCTTATTTCTTCTCGATAGATCCAGTTGAATGATCGTTGCCCCAAACACAGCTCATTATCGAGTCATCACCCTTTAATCAATCCATTGATCTTGTAGTTGCTGCTAATTTTTTCTATATAAACTCAATTAGCTAAGATCCATTTTCATCAGAATCAGCATCAGCTACCATCAATGGCACATGGCCATAGCActtcatgtttagttgggaaacttgTTACTGAGTTGGATGTTAACTACAACGCCGACAAGTATTACCAAATATTTAAGAACCATGAAGAGGTTTCAAGAGCAATACCTCATATTTACAGGAGCATAAAAGTTCTTGAGGGACATGGAAAGACTTCCGGTTGTATCAAGGAATGGTGCTATATTCATGGTATGCTTACATCTTAATCACTAGCTACACAAAATTCTTTAATTTCATAAATCTCTTCATATCGTAACCTTAAATATTATGTCTGTGTGCATCCAGAGGGTAAAACACTGATTCTCAAGGAGAGCACAACATATAACGATGAAACAAGGATGATATGTCACAGCGTTGTAGGAGGAGATATTGCAAATGATTACAAGATGTTCAATGCAACACTTCTGGTTAAGGGAAATTTTAGTAGTCAAGTTGTTGCAATTGCCCACCCACCCCAGCCGACTCTCATCCATCATTCTAGCCTTTGTAGGCTGGCTCATAAGTCTCACGTTAGCCTTAGTAAGCTGGCTGAGAAGTCTCATCTTAGCTTTGGCAAGCGGGAGCACAAGCATCATTTTAGCCTTAAGCCGATTTTGCACAACCTGGCCGGCTGTGACTGTGACACGCGAAGGCAAGAGTTTAGTCCACCCGTTCCTACGTACGTGGCTCCGTCCTTTCATGGAAACACTGTGATGTGGATCATAGATTATGAGAAGATGAATAAGGATACACCAGTTCCTGTTTCTTATCTAGCTTTCTTCCATCGGATCATTCTAGACTT
This is a stretch of genomic DNA from Papaver somniferum cultivar HN1 chromosome 1, ASM357369v1, whole genome shotgun sequence. It encodes these proteins:
- the LOC113322264 gene encoding major latex protein 15-like, translating into MAHGHSTSCLVGKLVTELDVNYNADKYYQIFKNHEEVSRAIPHIYRSIKVLEGHGKTSGCIKEWCYIHEGKTLILKESTTYNDETRMICHSVVGGDIANDYKMFNATLLVKGNFSSQVVAIAHPPQPTLIHHSSLCRLAHKSHVSLSKLAEKSHLSFGKREHKHHFSLKPILHNLAGCDCDTRRQEFSPPVPTYVAPSFHGNTVMWIIDYEKMNKDTPVPVSYLAFFHRIILDLNSHFCAYG